The DNA sequence CAACGAGCGCGACGCCGGTGAGAGCGGACCGGGGATGGCCGAACACTTCGAGCACGTGATGCGGCCGGTGTCGGCGGGCTTCGCCGTGCCGGTGTTCGCGTTCTTCGCCGCCGGTGTCACCTTCGGGGGCTATGACGGATTGGTGACAGCGCTGAGCAACCCGATCGCGTTGGGCATTGTCTGCGGCCTGGTGCTGGGCAAGACCCTGGGGGTGTTCGGCACCACCTGGATCCTGGCTGCCGCGACCCGCGCCAGCCTGGACGCCACACTGCGCTGGATCGACGTGTTCGGGATGTCGATGCTGGCCGGCATCGGGTTCACGGTATCCCTGCTGATCGGGGATTTGGCCTATGAATCGGGCTCCGCGCGCGACGACGTCGTCAAGGTCGCCGTCCTCACCGGCAGTTTGCTGGCCGCGCTGCTCGCGGCCGTCGTGCTGCGGCTGCGCAACCGGCATTACCGGACGGTCTGGCTGATGGAGACACGTGACACAGACCACGACGGGGTACCCGACATCTATGGTTCCCAGCAGGACTGATCACCTCGGCCGTGCGTAGACTGGCCAGATGCTAGAACAGGTTCGCGGCCCCGCTGATCTGCAACACCTGTCGCAAGAACAGCTCGGCGAACTGGCTGCGGAGATTCGCCAGTTCCTGATTCACAAGGTCGCTGCGACCGGTGGGCACCTGGGGCCCAATCTCGGCGTGGTCGAGTTGACGCTGGCGTTGCACCGTGTCTTCGACTCCCCGCATGACCCGATCATCTTCGACACCGGGCACCAGGCCTATGTGCACAAGATGCTGACCGGACGGGCCGGCGAGTTCGATACCTTGCGGATGAAGGACGGCCTGTCGGGTTACCCGTCGCGGTCCGAAAGCGAGCACGACTGGGTCGAATCCAGCCACGCCTCCTCGGCGTTGTCCTATGCCGACGGTCTGGCCAAGGCCTTCGGGCTGACCGGTCACCGCAATCGGCACGTCGTGGCCGTCGTCGGCGACGGCGCGCTGACCGGTGGCATGTGTTGGGAGGCGCTGAACAACATCGCCGACTCCCGGCGCCCAGTGGTCATCGTCGTCAACGACAACGGCCGCAGTTACGCCCCGACCATCGGCGGTCTGGCCAATCACCTTGCGGGCCTTCGGCTACAGCCCGGTTATGAGCGCGTGCTGGAGCGGGGGCGTACCGCCGTTCGCGGCGTGCCGCTGGTGGGCGAGGCGTTCTACCAGGCCCTGCACAGCGTCAAGGCGGGCCTCAAGGATGCGCTGTCGCCGCAGGCGATGTTCACCGATCTGGGGCTGAAGTACGTCGGCCCGATCGACGGTCATGACGAGCACGCCGTCGAGAACGCGCTGCGCCACGCCCGTGGGTTCAACGCCCCGGTGATCGTGCACGTCGTCACCCGCAAGGGCATGGGCTATCCGCCGGCGGAGAACGACGAGGCCGAGCAGATGCATTCCACCGGGGTCATCGACCCGGTCACCGGGCGGGCCACCCAGGCCTCGGCGCCCGGGTGGACGTCGGTGTTCTCCGATGCACTGATCACCTACGCCGGCAAGCGCCGCGATGTCGTCGCCATCACCGCGGCGATGCCGGGCCCGACCGGCCTGTCGGCGTTCGGGGAGCGCTTCCCGGACCGGCTGTTCGATGTCGGTATCGCCGAGCAGCACGCCATGACCTCCGCCGCGGGCCTGGCGATGGGTGGCCTACACCCGGTGGTCGCCATCTACTCGACGTTCCTCAACCGCGCGTTCGATCAGGTCATGATGGATGTGGCCCTGCACAAGCTGCCGGTCACCATGGTGCTCGACCGGGCTGGTGTGACCGGCAATGACGGCGCCAGCCACAACGGTATCTGGGACATGTCGATGCTCAACATCGTGCCCGGCATCCGGGTGGCCGCCCCACGTGACGGTGCGCGGCTGCGCGAGGAGCTCGGTGAGGCCCTCGAGGTCAGTGACGGACCGACCGCGCTGCGGTTCCCCAAAGGCGCTGTGGGCGAAGATATTTCGGCTCTCGAGCGGCGCGACGGCGTGGACATCCTGGCCGCACCGGCCGACGGTCTCGGCGACGACGTGCTGCTGATCGCGGTCGGCTCGTTCGCATCGATGGCACTCAAGGTTGCCGAGCGGCTACGCAACCAGGGCATTGGGGTCACGGTGGTGGACCCGCGCTGGGTCCTGCCGGTGCCGAAAGCCCTTGAGCCGCTGGCGAAGTCGCACAAGCTGGTCGTCACCCTCGAGGACAACGGGGTGCACGGCGGTATCGGTTCGGCAGTATCGGCCGCGCTACGCGCCGCTGAGATCGACGTGCCGTGCCGCGATGTCGGTGTGCCCCAGCAGTTCCTGGACCACGCGGCCCGCGGCGAGGTGCTGGCCGAGGTCGGCCTGACCGAGCAGAACGTGGCCCGTCAGGTCACCGGTTGGGTGGCAGCCCAGGGGTCACTCGACGAGACGGTCAGCGAACAGGTCGACTAGGGCGTACTCTGCATCGATTCTGCGGCGAGGGCGCGATTTCCACCGAAAAGTGCACCCTCACCGCAGAATCGATCAGGCCTGCGGTGTCAGCGCCCCGGCCAGCACCGGCACCACCAGCTGACGCTGCCAGGCTCTGGCTCCGCCGTCGCGCAGGAAGTCGTCGATCGCTGCCTCGCGGTCTTCCTGGCGTTCCTGCCAGTCCCAGCACAACCGGCGGATCAGCTCGGGGGATACCAGGTTCTCGGTGGGCACGCCGACCTGCGCCGACAGTTCGCTCAGCGCGCTGCGCGCGGCATCGAGGCGGGCGGCGGCCTCCGGTTTGCGCTTGGCCCAGCGCACCGCCGGCGGCGGCCCGTTCTGCTGGTCGCCGGAATCGGGCGGCTCGGGGTTGGTCCGCGCGGTCTCGAGCGCGGCCAGCCACACGTGTGCGCTCCGACGCTGCTTGCTACCACCGAAGATCGGCAGTTTCGTCAGGTCCTCGACGGTCTTCGGGTCGGCCATCGCCGCGGCGATGATCGCCGAGTCGGGCAGGATGCGCCCGGGCGCGATGTCGCGGCTGCGGGCGATCTGGTCGCGCACCGTCCACAGTTCGCGCACCGCCGCCAGGCCGTGCCGGCTGCGCACCTTGTGCATGCCGGACGTCCGCCGCCACCGATCCCGCCGGGTGACCTGCGCGGTTGCCAGGCTGCTGTACCGCAGATGCTCGAATTCTTCTGCAGCCCAATCGCTTTTGTTCTGTTCCGCCAGAACGGCGGCGATCGATTCGCGCAGCGCGATCAGCACCTCGACATCGAGTGCGGCGTAGTTCAGCCAGGCGTCGGGCAGCGGCCGTTTGGACCAGTCCGCCGCACCGTGGCCCTTGGCCAAACCCAGCCCGAGTAGCCGCTGGACCATGGCGGCCAGGTTCACCCGGTCGAAACCGGCCAGCCGGCCTGCCAATTCGGTGTCGTACAGCGCGGGAGGTCGCATGCCGACCTCGGCCAGGCACGGCAGATCCTGATCGGCGGCGTGCAGGATCCACTCGTCTTCGGCCAGCACTTCGGCGACCGGTTTGAGGACGTCGATCGGGCTGCTGCCGTGGTTGACCGGGTCGATCAGCACGGTGCCGGCCCCGGTGCGGCGGATCTGGATCAGGTAGGCACGGTTGGAGTAGCGGAAGCCCGACGCGCGCTCGGCGTCGATCGCGAACGGGCCGTGGCCGGCGGCCAATTTCTCGGCGGCCTCGGCGATCTCGCTGACGCTGGTCGACAGCGGCGGCACACCTTCGGCGGGCTCCAACAACGGAACGGCCGACGGCGCTTCCTCGTCGGGAGTGTCGGGCGCCGCGGCGCCCCGGTCGTCGGAATCCATGTCAGGCGCGGGTGCGGGAGTTCAGATCGGTGACGCCGACCGGTGGGAGTCCGGCCGCATGCTCGAGGACCTCGCAGAACGCCTGCACGTGCGTCTCCAGCGAGAGGGTGGTGGCCGTCCACGATGCACGCAGTTCGAGCTGGTGGGCGCGCGGCGGGCCGGAGATGTCGCCGTAGCGCACCGAGGTGGTGGCGGTGACGGTCCCGCCGAGGGCGGTCACGTGCTCGGAGCGGGCCTCCAGGGCATCGATCAGCCAGCTCCACGCCACCTCCGGCAGCAGCGGGTCGACCGCTTCGCTGGAGTCCAGATCGGCCTGGATGTAAGCGACCAGTCGCATCGTGCCGTCCCACGCCTCCGAGCCGTCCGGGTCGTGCAGCAGGATCAGCCGGCCAAAGGCGTCGCCTTCGGAGCGCTCGGGGACGACGTCGGTCTCCGGGTGCTTGACCTCGGCGCCGATCGCATAGCTGTACGGCGCGAGACGCTGAGGTGGCCGGATCGGCCCCAGTTCGATCTCCGGCCGTACCTGTGCGGCGTTCATCGCCGCCACCGCCTCGCGGAATTGCGCCGGTTCCGCAGTGGTCACGCCGATTGACGCTAGCGGCATCGGCGAGGTCGGGGAGGCAGGCGCGCCGAATTCACCCCATCGGCCCGATCCCGGCGGCAGCCACCGTGGCAGCATGGACGCGATGAGTACGCGTCGTGCACTGCCCGAGGCCCCCTTCCTGGCCGCCGCCACGGGCCGTAAACCCAGTCGGGTTCCGGTGTGGTTCATGCGGCAGGCCGGCCGCTCGTTGCCCGAATACCGGGCGCTGCGGGCCAAGAACACCATGATGCAGGCCTGCTTCGACCCGGAGCTGATCTGCGAGATCACCCTGCAGCCGGTGCGCAGGCACGATGTCGACGCGGCCATCCTGTTCTCCGATATCGTCGTGCCGCTGCGCGGGGCGGGCATCGACCTGGACATCGTGCCCGACGTCGGTCCGGTGATCGCCCATCCGGTGCGCACCGCCGCCGACGTCGAGGCCATGAAAAGCCTTGAGCTGCAGCGGGTCAGCGCGGTCACCGATGCGGTGGGCATGCTGGTCGGCGCGCTCGGGGAGGTGCCCCTGATCGGCTTTGCCGGCGCCCCGTTCACCCTGGCGTCCTACCTGGTCGAAGGCGGCCCCAGCAAGCTGCACGAGCGCACCAAGGCGATGATGCTGGGTGAGCCGCAGACCTGGCATGCCCTGATGGGGGTGCTCACCGACCTGACCATCTCCTTCCTGAAAGTGCAGCTCGACGCCGGCGTGGATGCCATCCAGGTGTTCGACTCGTGGGCCGGAACCCTGTCGTTGGCCGATTACCGCACTCACGTCCTGCCGCACAGCACGCGGGTCTTCACCGCACTGGCCGGCTACGGCGTGCCGATGACCCATTTCGGGGTCGGCACCGCCGAGCTGCTGGGCGCGATGGGTGCGGCGGTCTCCGGGCACGGTGCCCCGGCCGTCGTCGGCGTCGACTGGCGCACCTCGCTGGCCGATGCCGCGACCCGGGTCGGTCCCGGTGTGGCGTTGCAGGGCAACCTGGATCCGGTGACCTTGCTGGCCGGGTGGCCGGTGGTCGAGAAGGCGGCCCGCGCGGTGGTCGACGACGGCCGCCTGGCCATCGATGCCGGTGCCGCCGGGCATATCTTCAACCTGGGGCACGGTGTGCTGCCGGCGACTGACCCCGAGCTGCTCACCGACCTGGTGGCCCTGGTGCACTCGCTGTGACAACTCCGTCCTATTGCATTGTCGGGGGCGGTATTTCGGGTTTGGTCGCCGCCTATCGCATCCGCGCCGCCGTCGGTCCGGACGCCACCATCACGCTGTTCGACCCGGCCGACCGGCTCGGTGGCATCTTGCGCACCGAGCGGATCGGCGGCCAGGTCATGGACATCGGCGCCGAGGCGTTCGTCGCGCGCCGTCCCGAGGTGCCTGCGCTGCTGGCCGAGCTGGGCCTGGCGGCCCGCCAGGTCAGCACCACCGGGGTACGTCCGACGATCTTCAGCCAGGGACGGATCCATCCGCTGCCGCCGGACACGGTCAACGGCATTCCGACCTCGGCGGCCTCGGTGGCCGGTCTGGTCGACGACGCGACCATCGCCCAGATGGCTGCCGAACCCCATCGGCTGTTGTCCTGGCAGGCCGGTGCCGATCCCGCGGTGGGTGCGGTGGTGGCCGACCGGTTCGGCGAGCAGGTCGTGGCCCGCTCGGTCGATCCCATGCTGTCCGGGGTGTACGCCGGATCGGCGGCAACCATCGGCATCCGCGCGGCGGCGCCGACCATCGCCGCCGCCCTCGACGCCGGCGCGACCAGCCTCACCGAGGCGGCCCGCCGCGCCCTGCCCGCCGGCAGCCCTGGGCCGGTGTTCGGCGCCATCGACGGCGGATACCAGGTGCTGCTCGACGCGCTGATCCAGCGCAGCGGGTTGCAGTGGGTGCAGGCGGCGGTCAGCCGGATCGCCGCCGACGGCGCGGGCTGGTCGCTGCGTGACGACGAGGGCACGCACTGGCATGCCGACGCCGTGGTGGTGGCTGTGCCGGTGCCGCGGTTGGCCGCGCTGATCGGTGACATCGCACCCCGCACGGCCGCGGTGGCCGCCCGGATCCCGGTCGCCTCGGCCGCGGTCCTCGCGATGGCCGCGCCCGGGGGCACCCCGTTCCCACCGCAGTCCGGGGTGCTGGTGGCCAGCGGAGAACAGTTGCACACCAAGGCAATAACGTTGTCGAGCCGCAAATGGGGTGCGCACGGGAACTGCGAGCTGCTGCGGATGTCGTTCGGCCGGTTCGCTGACGCCGAGAAGAATCCGGCGCGCGTCACCTCAGACGCCGAGCTGCAGGCATGGGCTCGAGCTGATCTCGAGACGGTGTTCGGCATCGACGTCGACCCGGTCGAGGTCCTGGTCCACCGCTGGCTCGACGCGATGCCGCAATACGGCCCCGGCCATGCCGCGCTGGCCGCCCAGCTGCGGGCCGATCTGCCGCCCACGCTGGCTCTGGCAGGCAACTATCTCGACGGCATCGGGGTGCCCGCCTGCCTCGCGGTCGCCGGCGCTGCCGCCGCGGCCGTGGTGGCTGCCACCACGCGCAGATAGCCACCGGCCCGCGTGGCACGATGGATGCCATGGCACGACTGGACTACGACGAGCTCAACGCCACGATCCGATACGTCATGTTCTCGGCGTTCGCCGTGGAACCCGGGGCGCTGGGCTATGACGACGACGCCCGCGCCGCCGTCGTCGACGAGACCGCCACCTTCCTCAAGCAGCAGGAGGAGAGCGGGGTCGTGTTCCGCGGCATCTATGACGTGGCCGGCATGCGCGCCGACGCCGACTTCCTGTTCTGGACCCACGCCGAGCGGATCGAATCGCTGCAGGCCACCTACAGCGATTTCCGTCGCACCACCACGCTGGGGCGGGCCAGCAGGCCCACCTGGAGCAGCGTGGCACTGCACCGCCCGGCGGAGTTCAACAAGAGCCACGTCCCGGCGTTCCTCGCCGGCGAGGAGCCCGGCAACTACGTGTGTGTCTACCCGTTCGTCCGGTCGCTGGACTGGTACCTGCTGCCCGACGAGGAGCGTCGCAAGATGCTCGCCGACCACGGGATGGCCGCCCGCGGATACAAGGACGTCCGCGCCAACACCGTTCCCGCGTTCGCGCTCGGCGACTACGAGTGGATCCTGGCGTTCGAGGCCCCTGAGCTGCACCGCATCGTCGATCTGATGCGTGATCTGCGGGCCACCGAAGCCCGCAGGCACGTGCGCGAGGAGATCCCCTTCTTCACCGGCCCGCGGGTCGGCGTGGAGGAACTGGTCGCCAAGCTGCCCTGAAGCCCCGCCCGGAGCGCCCCACCTGGATAGCATTTTTTCCGACGATCATTTTTCGGCAAGAAGTGCCACGACGATCGGGGGCCGGGTGGGTCGACCTCAGGTGACACCGAGGGTGGGGATGAGCGCGGCCGTTGCCGGCCTCGTGGTCCTCGGCTACCTCGGCTGGCTGATGTCCCTGCGTCCGGCGTCGGAGCTGCTGTCACTGATTCTGGATTCGGACACGCTGCTGGTCGTGGTCGCCGCGGCGGCGGCGTTCGCCTCGGCGGTCACCGCCCGCGTCACCGGGGGCCGGGTTCGAGCCGCGTGGCTGTCGATGACCGCCGGTCTGACCGGATTCACCGTCGGTGCCGCGATCTGGCGGTACTACCAGGTGAGCGGCAACCAAGCCCCCTTCCCGTCGGTGGCCGATATCGCCTATCTGATCCTGCCGGTGATGACGGCCATCGCCCTGGTTCTGCTGGCCACCGGGCTGTCCCGGACCTCGCGCACGCGTCTGATCCTCGACGGACTCATCGTCGCGGCGTCGTTCACCATCGTGGCGTGGGTGCTGGTGCTCGAGGAAGTGGTCGAGGCCGAGCGGGTCAACGAGGTCAAGATCGCGGTATCCCTGAGCTATCCGGTGCTCGACGCCGCCGTTCTGACCGTCGCCGTGTTGGTGTTGGCCAGGGCCCTGCCGGGCCAGCGGCGCACGCTGGCCTTGTTGGCGCTGGCCACGAGTTGCATCGCCATCTCGGACGGCGCCTTCGTGTATCTGGCTGCCACCCAACGTCATTCACAATTCGAGGTGATCGATCTGGGATGGCTGGCCGGGCTGGCCTTGATGATCGCGGCGGCCGTCGCCGGGCGGGACTTCGCGGTACGGGATACCGTTGCGGCCCAGCCGCCTTCAGCGGCTTCGGTGTGGCTGCCGTTCGTCCCGGTGGTGGCGGCGAGTGTGGCGGCGCTGCTGGTGCCGCCGGAGCTGATCAGGACGCCGCCGATCATGGTGCCCAGCATCGTGCTCGTCATCGCCTTCTTGACCCGTCAGCTCCTGACGATGAGTGAGAACCGCAGACTTCTCGGGGCGGTTGCCGAACAGGCGCTGCGTGATCCACTGACCGGTGTCGGTAACCGCATCGTGTTCGGTGACCATCTCAACCACGCCATGCAGATGCGTCAGCGCGACGGTCTGACCGTGGGGGTGCTGGCGATGGACCTCGATGACTTCAAAGTGGTCAACGACACCCTCGGCCATCCGGCCGGTGACGAACTGCTCAGCCTGGTCGCCGAGCGCATCCTGGGCTGTGTCCGCGACGGCGACACGGTGGCGCGCCTGGGTGGCGACGAGTTCGCGGTGCTGCTCGAGGGGCGCGACGACAAGACCCAGCTGATCGCCCACCGGGTGGTGGAGGCCTTCGACCGGCCGTTCGTGGTCGACGGCCAAGAGCTGCTGGTGCGGCCCAGTGCCGGGCTGGCCATCGCCGACACCGAGGACCCCGACGTGACGGCCCTGGACCTGCTCAAGCGCTCCGATATCGCCATGTACCGGGCCAAGCGCACCCGCACCGGCGGTGTGCACACCTTCAACGCCGAGATGCTGCTGGCCGAGTCGCCCGACAGCAACCTGTTCGGCAAGCCGGCGCCGGCCAACCGTGGCCGCGGCGCCGAAGCCGTCCGGCTGCTCGGCGAATTGCGGCAGGCCATCGACCATTTCGAGCTGACCCTGGTCTACCAGCCCAAGTTCGACCTGCGTACCGGGGTGATCGTGGGTGTCGAGGCGCTGGTGCGCTGGCCGCATCCCGAGCGGGGCGTGCTGGCACCCGATCAGTTCCTTCCTCTGGTCCGCCGATACGGGCTGATGGGCCGCGTCAACGATGTCGTCGTCAACAAGGCGCTCGACGACGTCGTCGAGTGGCGTACCGCAGGCATTCCCACGACTATCGCCATCAACCTGTTCGCGCCGTCGATGGCCGACCTGCGGCTGCCGGACACGATCAGTCTGGCTCTGGGCAACCGCGACCTTGATCCGTCCATCTTGACCGTCGAGATCACCGAGGATCTCTTCCTGGACAACATGGAACGGACCAAGCTCGTCCTGGCTCGCCTGCGTGAGCGCGGGGTCCGCATCGCCATCGACGACTTCGGCAGCGGCTATTCGGCGTTGTCCTACATGCGCGAGCTGACCGTCGACGAAGTCAAACTCGACCGGCACTTCATCGCCCCGATGCTGGGCGACCCACGGGCGGCGGCGGTGGTACGAGCCGTCATCGATCTGGCCGCCGAACTGGGTCTGTCCATCGTCGCCGAGGGTATCGAGAACGGGCAGACCGCCGGCTGGCTGCGCGAGCACGGATGCAGCATCGGCCAAGGTTTTTTCCTGAGCCCGCCGGTGTCCTCGAAGGAGGTGATCGACCTGTTCCGCCGGTCCGCGGTCCACACTCTGGCGCGCACCCTTCGCTAAACTTCCGCCAGCGTCAATATTTGTCCGCCTGTCCAGTCGGGAGGTGCCGTGCCCAGGGCTGCGCATCTGGCCGTCGCCGCCGGCGTCTTCTTCCTCGCCTTCGCCGTCTGGCTCGTGGGCGGGCTGTCTGACGGCACCACGCTCGTGGCGGTCTCCGACATCGCGATGCTGCTGTTCGTGGTGCCCGCGGTCGTGTTCAGCGCGTTGGCCGCGCGAGCCTCGGCCGGCCGGGTACGGCTGGCCTGGGCGGCGCTGACCGTCGGCGTGCTCAGCTGGGGGATCGGCGAGGCGTTGTGGACCTACTACGAGCTGGTCGCGCACAAAAGCCCGTTCCCGTCCCCGGCCGACGCCGCCTACCTGGTCTTCCCCGTTGCCGCATGTGTCGGTCTGCTGGTCTTGCCCGGCGAGCAAACCGGACCGTTTCGCAGTCGGGCGTTGCTGGACGGGCTCATCGTGGCGGCCGCGCTGTTCCTGGTCGGCTGGGTGACGGTCCTGGGACCGCTGTACGCCAGCGGTGGCAGAGTGGAGCGGCTTGCGTTCGTCGTCGCGATCGCCTACCCGCTCTCCGATGTCGTCGTGTTGACCATGGCCACCGTCGTCCTGGTCCGCTCGGGAGCTCGCGACCGGCTCCCGCTGACTTTGGTGACCGTCGGTGTGGCATGTATTGCGCTGTCGGACAGTACCTTTGCCTACTTGGCGTCCAAGGGGCAGTACAGCAGCGGCCGCGCCCCGGACATCGGCTGGGTGGCGGGTCTGCTGTTCATCACGGTCGCCGCAGTGACCGCCATGCAGACCACCCGGGAGAACCGCGAGGCGCAGGAACTTCCGAGCTGGGCCTCGATCTGGCTGCCCTACGTGCCGGTGCTGCTGGCCGGTGTCGTCGCGGCGGCCAACCCGCCTGATCTGTTCCGGAACCGGATGGTCTTGGCAGTGGCCGGGCTGTTGGTGGTTGCGGTTCTGGTGCGGCAGTTCCTGGCGGTCAGTGAGAATCGGATGCTGGTCGCCGCGGTGACCGAGCAGGCCCTGCGAGATCCGCTGACCGGCCTGGCCAACCGGTCCCGCTTCGACGACCGGCTGGATCACGCGATGCGGATGCGTCAGCGCGACGGCTCCTCGGTCGGCGTGATCTCCCTGGACCTCAACGACTTCAAGCTGGTCAACGACAACCTCGGTCATTCCGTCGGTGATGAACTGCTCATCGGTGTCGCGGACCGACTTCGCGGCGCGGTCCGATCGGTCGACACCGTCGCCCGGCCTGGCGGTGACGAGTTCTGCCTGCTGGTGTCGGGGGGTGCCGACGCCCCGCACGTGGTGGCCGACCGGGTGGCCCGAGCGTTCGACCAGCCGT is a window from the Mycolicibacterium anyangense genome containing:
- a CDS encoding putative bifunctional diguanylate cyclase/phosphodiesterase, producing MSAAVAGLVVLGYLGWLMSLRPASELLSLILDSDTLLVVVAAAAAFASAVTARVTGGRVRAAWLSMTAGLTGFTVGAAIWRYYQVSGNQAPFPSVADIAYLILPVMTAIALVLLATGLSRTSRTRLILDGLIVAASFTIVAWVLVLEEVVEAERVNEVKIAVSLSYPVLDAAVLTVAVLVLARALPGQRRTLALLALATSCIAISDGAFVYLAATQRHSQFEVIDLGWLAGLALMIAAAVAGRDFAVRDTVAAQPPSAASVWLPFVPVVAASVAALLVPPELIRTPPIMVPSIVLVIAFLTRQLLTMSENRRLLGAVAEQALRDPLTGVGNRIVFGDHLNHAMQMRQRDGLTVGVLAMDLDDFKVVNDTLGHPAGDELLSLVAERILGCVRDGDTVARLGGDEFAVLLEGRDDKTQLIAHRVVEAFDRPFVVDGQELLVRPSAGLAIADTEDPDVTALDLLKRSDIAMYRAKRTRTGGVHTFNAEMLLAESPDSNLFGKPAPANRGRGAEAVRLLGELRQAIDHFELTLVYQPKFDLRTGVIVGVEALVRWPHPERGVLAPDQFLPLVRRYGLMGRVNDVVVNKALDDVVEWRTAGIPTTIAINLFAPSMADLRLPDTISLALGNRDLDPSILTVEITEDLFLDNMERTKLVLARLRERGVRIAIDDFGSGYSALSYMRELTVDEVKLDRHFIAPMLGDPRAAAVVRAVIDLAAELGLSIVAEGIENGQTAGWLREHGCSIGQGFFLSPPVSSKEVIDLFRRSAVHTLARTLR
- a CDS encoding putative bifunctional diguanylate cyclase/phosphodiesterase; the protein is MPRAAHLAVAAGVFFLAFAVWLVGGLSDGTTLVAVSDIAMLLFVVPAVVFSALAARASAGRVRLAWAALTVGVLSWGIGEALWTYYELVAHKSPFPSPADAAYLVFPVAACVGLLVLPGEQTGPFRSRALLDGLIVAAALFLVGWVTVLGPLYASGGRVERLAFVVAIAYPLSDVVVLTMATVVLVRSGARDRLPLTLVTVGVACIALSDSTFAYLASKGQYSSGRAPDIGWVAGLLFITVAAVTAMQTTRENREAQELPSWASIWLPYVPVLLAGVVAAANPPDLFRNRMVLAVAGLLVVAVLVRQFLAVSENRMLVAAVTEQALRDPLTGLANRSRFDDRLDHAMRMRQRDGSSVGVISLDLNDFKLVNDNLGHSVGDELLIGVADRLRGAVRSVDTVARPGGDEFCLLVSGGADAPHVVADRVARAFDQPFMIAGHELPMRPSIGLAIAGAGEPALSADEVMTRADTAMYAAKRSGNRGVLTYDPQMQLSAEADDGQMFVPAESESVGVEAIALLGDFRGALTNAELALVYQPKFDLLTERVVGVEALLRWNRPDGRVVTPKDFLPLVHRHGLTAPVTEFVLNRALDDMVSWHAASFDIPVSVNLFAASMANRGIPARLTAALSERGLAPDTLTVEVTEDVFLDNVERTRAVLEDLRRNGIRIAIDNFASGDSVLPLLRELPIDEVKLNRHFIAPVVDDPRAATVVRALLGLADGLGLAAVAEGVEDAETETWLRGNGCRLAQGHFLSPPLSTHELLTLLNRRAAECGETHTGRGVLG
- the hemQ gene encoding hydrogen peroxide-dependent heme synthase, yielding MARLDYDELNATIRYVMFSAFAVEPGALGYDDDARAAVVDETATFLKQQEESGVVFRGIYDVAGMRADADFLFWTHAERIESLQATYSDFRRTTTLGRASRPTWSSVALHRPAEFNKSHVPAFLAGEEPGNYVCVYPFVRSLDWYLLPDEERRKMLADHGMAARGYKDVRANTVPAFALGDYEWILAFEAPELHRIVDLMRDLRATEARRHVREEIPFFTGPRVGVEELVAKLP
- the hemE gene encoding uroporphyrinogen decarboxylase; this encodes MSTRRALPEAPFLAAATGRKPSRVPVWFMRQAGRSLPEYRALRAKNTMMQACFDPELICEITLQPVRRHDVDAAILFSDIVVPLRGAGIDLDIVPDVGPVIAHPVRTAADVEAMKSLELQRVSAVTDAVGMLVGALGEVPLIGFAGAPFTLASYLVEGGPSKLHERTKAMMLGEPQTWHALMGVLTDLTISFLKVQLDAGVDAIQVFDSWAGTLSLADYRTHVLPHSTRVFTALAGYGVPMTHFGVGTAELLGAMGAAVSGHGAPAVVGVDWRTSLADAATRVGPGVALQGNLDPVTLLAGWPVVEKAARAVVDDGRLAIDAGAAGHIFNLGHGVLPATDPELLTDLVALVHSL
- the dxs gene encoding 1-deoxy-D-xylulose-5-phosphate synthase: MLEQVRGPADLQHLSQEQLGELAAEIRQFLIHKVAATGGHLGPNLGVVELTLALHRVFDSPHDPIIFDTGHQAYVHKMLTGRAGEFDTLRMKDGLSGYPSRSESEHDWVESSHASSALSYADGLAKAFGLTGHRNRHVVAVVGDGALTGGMCWEALNNIADSRRPVVIVVNDNGRSYAPTIGGLANHLAGLRLQPGYERVLERGRTAVRGVPLVGEAFYQALHSVKAGLKDALSPQAMFTDLGLKYVGPIDGHDEHAVENALRHARGFNAPVIVHVVTRKGMGYPPAENDEAEQMHSTGVIDPVTGRATQASAPGWTSVFSDALITYAGKRRDVVAITAAMPGPTGLSAFGERFPDRLFDVGIAEQHAMTSAAGLAMGGLHPVVAIYSTFLNRAFDQVMMDVALHKLPVTMVLDRAGVTGNDGASHNGIWDMSMLNIVPGIRVAAPRDGARLREELGEALEVSDGPTALRFPKGAVGEDISALERRDGVDILAAPADGLGDDVLLIAVGSFASMALKVAERLRNQGIGVTVVDPRWVLPVPKALEPLAKSHKLVVTLEDNGVHGGIGSAVSAALRAAEIDVPCRDVGVPQQFLDHAARGEVLAEVGLTEQNVARQVTGWVAAQGSLDETVSEQVD
- a CDS encoding DUF3000 domain-containing protein, yielding MTTAEPAQFREAVAAMNAAQVRPEIELGPIRPPQRLAPYSYAIGAEVKHPETDVVPERSEGDAFGRLILLHDPDGSEAWDGTMRLVAYIQADLDSSEAVDPLLPEVAWSWLIDALEARSEHVTALGGTVTATTSVRYGDISGPPRAHQLELRASWTATTLSLETHVQAFCEVLEHAAGLPPVGVTDLNSRTRA
- a CDS encoding protoporphyrinogen oxidase, whose amino-acid sequence is MTTPSYCIVGGGISGLVAAYRIRAAVGPDATITLFDPADRLGGILRTERIGGQVMDIGAEAFVARRPEVPALLAELGLAARQVSTTGVRPTIFSQGRIHPLPPDTVNGIPTSAASVAGLVDDATIAQMAAEPHRLLSWQAGADPAVGAVVADRFGEQVVARSVDPMLSGVYAGSAATIGIRAAAPTIAAALDAGATSLTEAARRALPAGSPGPVFGAIDGGYQVLLDALIQRSGLQWVQAAVSRIAADGAGWSLRDDEGTHWHADAVVVAVPVPRLAALIGDIAPRTAAVAARIPVASAAVLAMAAPGGTPFPPQSGVLVASGEQLHTKAITLSSRKWGAHGNCELLRMSFGRFADAEKNPARVTSDAELQAWARADLETVFGIDVDPVEVLVHRWLDAMPQYGPGHAALAAQLRADLPPTLALAGNYLDGIGVPACLAVAGAAAAAVVAATTRR
- a CDS encoding HRDC domain-containing protein is translated as MDSDDRGAAAPDTPDEEAPSAVPLLEPAEGVPPLSTSVSEIAEAAEKLAAGHGPFAIDAERASGFRYSNRAYLIQIRRTGAGTVLIDPVNHGSSPIDVLKPVAEVLAEDEWILHAADQDLPCLAEVGMRPPALYDTELAGRLAGFDRVNLAAMVQRLLGLGLAKGHGAADWSKRPLPDAWLNYAALDVEVLIALRESIAAVLAEQNKSDWAAEEFEHLRYSSLATAQVTRRDRWRRTSGMHKVRSRHGLAAVRELWTVRDQIARSRDIAPGRILPDSAIIAAAMADPKTVEDLTKLPIFGGSKQRRSAHVWLAALETARTNPEPPDSGDQQNGPPPAVRWAKRKPEAAARLDAARSALSELSAQVGVPTENLVSPELIRRLCWDWQERQEDREAAIDDFLRDGGARAWQRQLVVPVLAGALTPQA